One Methanospirillum lacunae genomic window, CCTCAATACGTTATCAGAGGCTGCGATGCATTCCCTGCGTGGGAGTTCGATATCGCTTATTCCACAAAATCCTTCAGGGGCTCTCGATCCGGTAGCACGAAATGGCGACCAGATATCAGAAATTGTAACTGGTAGATTCAAAAAAAGATCTGATATTGTAAACCGGGTTCATGTCCTCTTATCATCAGTGGGTCTTGTTCCTTCAGTCAGAATAGCAGATGAATTTCCTCATCAGCTTTCCGGAGGCATGAGGCAGCGATTGACAACAAGCATTGCAATTACAGAGAATCCCCGGCTTATCATAGCAGATGAACCTACAAAAGGACTCGATTTTCGAGCTCGGGAGATGACTGCCACTGTTCTCGCTGACATTCAGAAGCAGAATCAGTCTTCACTACTCCTGATAACTCATGATCTTGATCTGGCAGAGCAGTTATGTGCACGAATAGCCGTTGTGTATGCAGGGGAAATTGTTGAGATTAGTCCGGTATCGCGGATTTTTGCAGAACCAAGGCATCCGTATACCAGAGCTCTTATTCAGGCTATTCCAAAAAATGGACTCATCCCAATTCCAGGTCAGAGTCCAAGCTTGTTAGATCTTCCGGAAGGGTGCTCGTTTGCGGATAGATGTGAGTATTGTGCTGACATATGCAGGTTAACGCACCCTGAATTTGTATATGGAACAATGAATGGAGGTGTGCGATGTCACCACCCGTTCTCGAGTTAAAGAACATTGCAAAATCGTATGGTCATGGGGATGTTTTTGCTGACATCTCATTTTCCGTTTCAGAAGCAGAATCAATAGGTCTTTTTGGTGAGAGTGGCTGCGGAAAGACGACCCTTGGTAGATGTATCATGCAGCTTGAGAGACAGAGTGCCGGGACAATTCTTCTTGATTCGTTGGATCCTACCCGTTTGTCATCAAGAAAACGGAGAGAATCAAGGCAGTCATACCAGATGATCTTTCAGCATCCAGAAGTCTCACTCAATCCTAAAATGACTCTGGCACAAAGCGTTACAGAACTTCTGATGGTCCATAAAAAAATCTGTTTTGATGAAGCGATGGATACCATACAGCCACTCATTAACCGGGTAGGACTTCGCAATGAACATCTGGCCCGGTATCCCCATCAGCTTTCAGGAGGTGAAGTTCAACGAGCAGTTCTTGCCCGGATTTTCTCTCTCCAACCTAAATTAATAATTGCTGATGAACCGACCTCGATGCTTGATGTCTCGGTTCAGGCTCAGGTTTTACGCCTCATGAAAGAACTTCAAAATGAGACCGGAGTTGCGTATGTTTTCATTTCTCATGATCCTGACGTTATCTCTGCAATGTGTGATCGGATATTCTGGCTTTCAAAAAGGACCTGGAGATTATACGATAAATCAACGTTTATTTCTCAGGTAAAGGAGGATTATACGTCGTCAAAAAATGTATAGCAGGAGATTTCTGCAACTGAGAATCAGGCATTGATAACCTGATTCTTCTCCTCTTAAGTTATTTTTCATGTGATGGAATATCACACTGAAATCGGTTTTTCTTCCGGGTATTTGATAAATACTGCGAGTATCGGACATAGTATCGTTGGAATAATTAGCAAAAACATTGCATGTGGTAGAGATCCCATAAGGTCAGCAGCCCATCCGATGATAGCGGCACCAATACCGCCCATACCCATACATAATCCTAATGTCAGACCTGATGCAAATCCCACACTTCCGGGCAGTAACTCCTGAACCATAGTTACTGAAGTAACATAACAGAAACTGGCAAAGAATGCATACATGAATATTCCGACATACATGGCCCATCCCTGAGTGAGAAATATCATTCCGAAGAATGGGATTGCACAAACAAACCCAAGTATCAGCATTCTCTTTCGTCCGAAGCGATCTGAAAGCATACCGCCTGCGACCTGTCCTCCAACCCCTGTGAGAAGCATAATGGTAACAATCAGCGATGTTGTGACCGTGTCCATTCCATAATGGCCCAGAATCAGGAGTGTTGGAAGATAGGTGATAATCCCGATGTATGCCCATGCCCGGAGAGAGCAGAGAACGACTACAAGACCTGCTGAAGCCCACCAGAATTGTTTTCGCTCTACTATTGGTTTAGATTCAGATTTACTGCTTATACTTTCAGTTATTGCCGGAGATCTTTTTTCAATACCATAAATCCACGCGGCTCCAATAATTCCGGGAATTGCAAACCAGGTAATGCTGGAAAGCCCGAAATATGTGATAAGAATTCCGGCAATAAAGGGGGATATCGAATAACTTAGGCTCCCACTCGTAGTAAAAATTGAATTATAGAATCCGCGTTTATGCGGCGGACTAAGCCGATACACACTGTCCATTGCAGCAGGATGGAATAATGCAGTGCCAATGGCTGCTCCTGACACCAGTGCAAGCATGATGTAATAATTGCTGGTAAGTACAGCCAGTGAGATGCCAAGGCACGAGAATAGGACACAAACCGGGATACTCACACTGCGTTTTGTTCTGTCACTATACAGGCCTGATACCGGTTGAATTATCGAGGATGTTACATTAAAAACCGTGACGATGATCCCTGCCATAAGATATGAAAGGTTTAAATTTGTGATAAGAGCCGGGAGAATGATGGGGAGTATGGGAGAATACAGGTCAACGAGAAAGTGACCCCCAATGGCTGCACGCAATCTTGTATTTGTCGTAGTATCCATGTAAATGCTCGTGACGTTTGATAACAGGATGAATCAGGAGTTGATGACTGGTGTTGTGTCTTATTATTGAAATGGGTATTGTATATCCACTCGTGAATGTCGTCAGATGCTGGAAACCAGGGAGATACTGACACGTTAGTTTTGAGTTAATGCAGAATAACTTTTTTAGATGTTCAACTTTTTGCAATTTGAATCGCTATGTATCATATGCCAATGTCCAAGATATTGCCCCTCGTCTTATGTTCACTATCCAAATTATTCAATTTCATATAGAAAATTACAATTTTGATAATCGTATTCTAAATTGCATATGAATATTATTTTTGTATTATTAGAAAGATATTGATTACTATGAAGTGGCATGACCATTGTCAATATATGGAAATTCCCCGCGATTATTCAATACATGATCTGGCCCGGTTTCACGGACATCTTGGGCCCTTTATTGTGTTAGGATACCGGATGGGAAGATATGCCCTGAATGCATTAAATGCAGACCCATTTGAGCTCAAGGCACAAGTCTTCTGTAATGGAATTACTCCCCAGTCCTGTATGGCAGATGGAATTCAACTCGGAAGTGGTTGTACACTTGGGAAAGGAAATATCGAGATAATCAAGTCCGAAAGTTTGTTTGGTACGTTTTGTAAAGATGAGAAGAAGATAAAAATCACGCCGCATCCTTTGAAAACCTTGGATCAGAATGATCCTGACTATGAACTGGCCATTGAACGATATGCCCAATCCCTCTATGACCTGAAGGATGAGGAATTATTCAAGGTTGATGGCCTGTGAGTTGTGGCAAACCTGACTGCCTTATTCACCTGGAAAACGTCTGGACAACCTATGAAGGAGCAGAATGCCCGGTCATCAGGGATATCTCATTTGATATCAGGGCCGGGGAATTCGTGGTAATCGGAGGTCCAAACGGGGCAGGCAAGACAACTCTTCTTGAAGCTATCACCGGGCTTCTCCCTATTGTCCGGGGATCTGTTACTGTCTGCGGAATGGGAGTTTTAAACGAAGCAACCAGGGCTCGATGCAGTATCGGGTATGTTATTCAGAACTTTGATTTTCATCCGTTTACTCCGTATACTGTGGAGGAAGTTGTCAGAATGGGAAGGTATGGGAAAATCGGATGGTTCAGGAGAGAGACTGAAGAAGATGTTGAGGCAGCCAGGGATGCAATGCGAACCCTGCGAATTGACCACTTGAAAGATGAACTCATCGGAAAACTTTCTGGAGGTCAACAACAGAAAGTCCTCATCGCCCACAATCTGGCAAAAAAGCCATCTGTGCTTCTCCTCGATGAACCATACAGTAACCTGGATATCAGGACCCGGGATGAGGTTTCAGACATTCTCTGCCGGATCTGCGATTCTGGTGTACCGGTCATGATGGTCTCTCATGCATTTGACAGCCTTCCTGATCGTGACATCAGGGTGATTGTTATGCAGACCGGAAGATTAGTTCTGAATACTGTTTCAAAACCGGATAACGTGGCCAACCTGATTCGTTCGGTTCCGGTGGCCGGGTGATGCTTGAGTTTCTATTCCCGAATAATGTGCTCTGTCATGCAATTGAGGCGATGTTCTTTGCCTCAGTCGGCTGTGCTATCCTGAGCGTTCTGATAACCCAGATGAACATCTCCTCGATTGGGTTTACAATGTCTCATGCTGCATTTGCCGGAGGAGCAGCAGGAGTTTTCTTTGGGCTTCCCATGATGCTTTCGGCCATTGTGATGAGTATTCTAACAGCAACAGTCATGGGACCTCTCAGTTACCGGACCCGAATGCATACTGACACTACCCTTGGTGTTCTGTTTGGGACAATGATGGCCCTTGCTATATTCTTTATCTCGATGATGCAATCATCCGGGCGGGGATTTGATGCCAGTGCCCTGCTGTACGGCAACGTTATCTCCCTGTATAGAGAGGAGATTTACGGGCTGTGCGTTATCACACTGGGAATCGTTCTAATAATTTCTATCTTCAACAAAGAGATTGCTGCTATTACATTTCACCGGAAGATGGCTGAAATCAGCGGGATACATGTGCAACCAGTGTATTATCTCTGTCTATTTCTGATTGCCATCATGGTTGCACTCTGTCTTCCCATCGTTGGTGGTCTGCTTCTTTATGTCTGGCTTGTGACTCCTGCAGCGATTGCATACCAGTATTGTGGA contains:
- a CDS encoding ABC transporter ATP-binding protein produces the protein MTLLDVQDLNVRFSTGEGIIHASRDVSFSLDTGEVLGLVGETGSGKSIIGQAVIRLLPSTAEITGDISFDGKNLNTLSEAAMHSLRGSSISLIPQNPSGALDPVARNGDQISEIVTGRFKKRSDIVNRVHVLLSSVGLVPSVRIADEFPHQLSGGMRQRLTTSIAITENPRLIIADEPTKGLDFRAREMTATVLADIQKQNQSSLLLITHDLDLAEQLCARIAVVYAGEIVEISPVSRIFAEPRHPYTRALIQAIPKNGLIPIPGQSPSLLDLPEGCSFADRCEYCADICRLTHPEFVYGTMNGGVRCHHPFSS
- a CDS encoding ABC transporter ATP-binding protein, producing the protein MSPPVLELKNIAKSYGHGDVFADISFSVSEAESIGLFGESGCGKTTLGRCIMQLERQSAGTILLDSLDPTRLSSRKRRESRQSYQMIFQHPEVSLNPKMTLAQSVTELLMVHKKICFDEAMDTIQPLINRVGLRNEHLARYPHQLSGGEVQRAVLARIFSLQPKLIIADEPTSMLDVSVQAQVLRLMKELQNETGVAYVFISHDPDVISAMCDRIFWLSKRTWRLYDKSTFISQVKEDYTSSKNV
- a CDS encoding MFS transporter, whose translation is MDTTTNTRLRAAIGGHFLVDLYSPILPIILPALITNLNLSYLMAGIIVTVFNVTSSIIQPVSGLYSDRTKRSVSIPVCVLFSCLGISLAVLTSNYYIMLALVSGAAIGTALFHPAAMDSVYRLSPPHKRGFYNSIFTTSGSLSYSISPFIAGILITYFGLSSITWFAIPGIIGAAWIYGIEKRSPAITESISSKSESKPIVERKQFWWASAGLVVVLCSLRAWAYIGIITYLPTLLILGHYGMDTVTTSLIVTIMLLTGVGGQVAGGMLSDRFGRKRMLILGFVCAIPFFGMIFLTQGWAMYVGIFMYAFFASFCYVTSVTMVQELLPGSVGFASGLTLGLCMGMGGIGAAIIGWAADLMGSLPHAMFLLIIPTILCPILAVFIKYPEEKPISV
- a CDS encoding formylmethanofuran dehydrogenase subunit E family protein; the protein is MEIPRDYSIHDLARFHGHLGPFIVLGYRMGRYALNALNADPFELKAQVFCNGITPQSCMADGIQLGSGCTLGKGNIEIIKSESLFGTFCKDEKKIKITPHPLKTLDQNDPDYELAIERYAQSLYDLKDEELFKVDGL
- a CDS encoding metal ABC transporter ATP-binding protein; this translates as MSCGKPDCLIHLENVWTTYEGAECPVIRDISFDIRAGEFVVIGGPNGAGKTTLLEAITGLLPIVRGSVTVCGMGVLNEATRARCSIGYVIQNFDFHPFTPYTVEEVVRMGRYGKIGWFRRETEEDVEAARDAMRTLRIDHLKDELIGKLSGGQQQKVLIAHNLAKKPSVLLLDEPYSNLDIRTRDEVSDILCRICDSGVPVMMVSHAFDSLPDRDIRVIVMQTGRLVLNTVSKPDNVANLIRSVPVAG
- a CDS encoding metal ABC transporter permease produces the protein MLEFLFPNNVLCHAIEAMFFASVGCAILSVLITQMNISSIGFTMSHAAFAGGAAGVFFGLPMMLSAIVMSILTATVMGPLSYRTRMHTDTTLGVLFGTMMALAIFFISMMQSSGRGFDASALLYGNVISLYREEIYGLCVITLGIVLIISIFNKEIAAITFHRKMAEISGIHVQPVYYLCLFLIAIMVALCLPIVGGLLLYVWLVTPAAIAYQYCGTIRQMFLAAPIVAAIISVIGAYTGVMYSLPVGPLTAVFFSIIFVAAVALSPKRKVNSQTY